In Rubripirellula amarantea, a single genomic region encodes these proteins:
- a CDS encoding Gfo/Idh/MocA family protein, with protein MSIGIGIIGCGMIANFHARAIADAKGAHLVGVAARRPDAAAEFAAQHNVKAFESIESMLADPSIQVISVCTPSGAHLDPAVAAARAGKHVVVEKPLEVTTERCDEIIQACDEAGVRLAVTFQSRFHESSQLMKTAVEQGRFGKITMGDAYVKWYRSQEYYDSGAWRGTWKLDGGGALMNQAIHSVDLLLWLMGDVAEISAMTATMTHERIEVEDVAVATLRFKNGALGVIEATTTAYPGSLKRIEISGSHGTAILEEEDIKQWEFAEETADDEQVRQTMAGKTKTGGGAGDPKAIGHHGHSLLFEEVVASINEDRPSILDGHEGRRSVEVIRAIYDSAATGKTIKLG; from the coding sequence ATGAGTATTGGCATCGGAATCATCGGTTGCGGCATGATCGCGAACTTTCACGCTCGCGCAATCGCGGACGCAAAAGGTGCTCATCTCGTGGGCGTGGCGGCTAGGCGTCCAGATGCGGCAGCGGAATTTGCCGCTCAGCACAACGTGAAAGCCTTTGAATCCATTGAATCGATGCTTGCCGATCCTTCGATTCAGGTGATTTCGGTTTGCACGCCAAGCGGCGCTCATTTGGATCCCGCAGTGGCGGCCGCTCGCGCGGGCAAGCATGTGGTGGTTGAGAAACCACTAGAAGTTACCACCGAACGCTGCGACGAGATCATCCAGGCGTGCGATGAGGCTGGCGTGCGATTGGCAGTCACCTTCCAAAGTCGCTTTCACGAATCTAGCCAATTAATGAAGACTGCCGTCGAGCAGGGACGCTTTGGCAAAATCACCATGGGCGATGCTTACGTGAAGTGGTATCGAAGCCAAGAGTACTACGACAGCGGTGCCTGGCGCGGGACCTGGAAACTCGACGGCGGTGGAGCGTTGATGAACCAAGCGATCCATTCCGTGGACTTGTTGCTTTGGTTGATGGGTGATGTTGCTGAAATCAGTGCGATGACCGCGACAATGACTCACGAGCGCATTGAAGTCGAAGACGTTGCCGTTGCGACGTTGCGTTTTAAAAACGGTGCCCTTGGTGTGATCGAAGCCACCACGACTGCGTATCCGGGATCACTGAAACGAATTGAAATCAGTGGCTCGCATGGCACGGCTATCTTGGAAGAAGAAGACATCAAGCAATGGGAATTTGCCGAAGAAACAGCCGACGATGAACAGGTGCGCCAGACCATGGCTGGCAAAACCAAGACCGGTGGTGGTGCTGGTGATCCCAAAGCGATCGGCCATCACGGACATAGCCTGCTGTTTGAAGAAGTTGTCGCTTCCATCAACGAGGATCGGCCATCGATCCTAGATGGTCACGAAGGTCGCCGCAGTGTTGAAGTGATCCGCGCTATCTACGACAGCGCGGCAACGGGAAAAACCATCAAGCTCGGTTAA